Proteins encoded together in one Amblyomma americanum isolate KBUSLIRL-KWMA chromosome 1, ASM5285725v1, whole genome shotgun sequence window:
- the LOC144104453 gene encoding uncharacterized protein LOC144104453 isoform X2: protein MKRLSGVHVLNHEHRFLDASGEPMLSLFAADRGIDQMSKIIVAALVKIYGPGIASDSRARPGEVYVVHRCRRCGAKGHKTDHCWAYCSPRRHAAAGRG from the exons atgaagcgcttgtcgggcgtgcacgttctcaatcacgag catcgtttcctggatgcttctggcgagccgatgctgtccttgtttgccgcagaccggggcatcgaccagatgtcaaagattatcgtcgcggccctcgtcaagatctacggaccagggatagcgtcggattcaagggcaagaccaggagaggtgtacgtcgtgcaccggtgtcgtcggtgcggagccaaagggcacaagacggaccactgctgggcctactgctcaccgcgccgccacgccgctgcaggtcgcggttga
- the LOC144104453 gene encoding uncharacterized protein LOC144104453 isoform X1, which translates to MPCAFQDLVFLLQEHVVLVFKILQLHYDDPHKVRFEDRRRRHLNRRLTATMKRLSGVHVLNHEHRFLDASGEPMLSLFAADRGIDQMSKIIVAALVKIYGPGIASDSRARPGEVYVVHRCRRCGAKGHKTDHCWAYCSPRRHAAAGRG; encoded by the exons atgccttgcgcattccaggacctcgttttcctgctgcaggagcacgtcgtgctggtgttcaaaattttgcaactccattacgacgacccacataaggtgcggtttgaggaccgccggcgtcgccatctgaaccgccgtctgacagccacgatgaagcgcttgtcgggcgtgcacgttctcaatcacgag catcgtttcctggatgcttctggcgagccgatgctgtccttgtttgccgcagaccggggcatcgaccagatgtcaaagattatcgtcgcggccctcgtcaagatctacggaccagggatagcgtcggattcaagggcaagaccaggagaggtgtacgtcgtgcaccggtgtcgtcggtgcggagccaaagggcacaagacggaccactgctgggcctactgctcaccgcgccgccacgccgctgcaggtcgcggttga